The nucleotide window catatttgaaataataaagttGAGGAGTTGACCTTCTTAAAGAATCATGATGTTTTTGTAAATGGGTTTTGTAAATGGAGCATAAATGATCATTTTGTTGCATATTCTCTTTTGGCCAAAGGTTCATCTTTCCACGAGGAAAAGGTGGCTAAGGGAATTTATAATCGGGatgttgttataattttatctttatttattaattttttataattaaaatatttttatttttaattaatataataaataatataaaatacattagATTGTGTGTGCGATTAGGTGCAGGTTATTAGAAATAGTTAGATTATTAATAGTGTGTCTTTAATCAGGTTTGTTGGTAATAATCAAAcatgtcaaaatcaaattttataaaattttgtaaataaaaatttgcatACCTAGATTTAATTTTCGATAAAGCTTTTTCGAATACGAAACAAGATATTGACGTTAGTCGATTCTTACAATCCAATTTACATTACGTAATGCTTTTCAATTAAAGAGATAAGATCTATGCCATTTTTGGTTTTGCATTAAGGTAGAGAATTCTTTTCTGGTAAAAAAAATAGCGTTCCTCTATTTTTTTAGGGAGAcagtttgaattataaataagagtttaacTACCGATCATTAATCTTTAATAATTGTCTTTTGACAGCTAAGAAAATCGGATCAGATCGATCTATCATAAGTGAACCCAGATTCAATTTATGTTTACAgttatgttatttaatatttaaggtgagCAAATTACCCGTTTGAAATTACAATTGTCAAAGTACCCAATTATTGGTTTCGATTTTTATTCTGAATCAAAGGAAATATGATAGGTTCCAGGTTATAAACTAAAGGAATCTGCATGTTTCAAGATTGGTTTTCGTTCTTTGCTCTTGGGAACTGAAACCGACCCAAAACCTAAAGTTACAAGTTAATGTCgcttaaaattatgtttgtttgttctttcaATCCGGGTAGAAATAGCAGTGTCAGAATTTTCAGGAAAACGTGCTGGAATTTTAGATGCTGCTCTGCTAACACCATTATTAGCGCTTTCATCCTAGTTTTTGTTGCTGAGAGGGATGAAAAATCATGCTTCTCCACAATAGGTCAAGTGGATCAAGAGGCTGAAAGTTCAAAACGATAGAGAATCAAGGTATAATTTGTTTcgattattgttaaattttggttttttcggCATccttaattatctttttttcatCCTCAATCTGTCCCTCTAAGAGCCTTTATCCAGAAGTCGCCTTATATTAACTACTAATTCATGTTTTACTTAGCCCCTTCGCCTCTTGGAGCCAAAGGCGAGCACCGGCTGGTCATGGTGTTGCAACTTCAGTAACTCCTCGCTTCTTCAAAAATAGTCCACCCAGCTTGGCAATATTACAAGCTGTCACTGCTCTCattacaacaaattttataagatgtaagaaaaattttgttagGACACATCACAAATTTTCTGTTAAGAttaagggataaaattatcattttactagtaatattaaaataattaaaattatatttcattttttctccttgatttgaaaaactaacatttttctttggattaagttttgaaaaatttactttttctccCTAGGATACCAAACCTGAAATTCAGTTACTTTCTCTGACAAATAGCAGAGGAACAAGACAGATTCATCTAGAGGACGACCTCTACAATGATAATCATCTAGATCTGGACAATGCTTCATCGTCTAACAAAACGTTGTGCCAATCACTAGTGACCGAAGGGAAAtgtgaagaaaaaaacttaaagatttgagagagaaaaagtcATTTGTCAGAATTCAAACATGAGacaaaatattaacttttaaaacttgaggagaaagatagaataaaattatatattttttaattttattatttatcaataatttagaaatagatacatgtttgaattttttatttattataaatatattttcaaaattaagctaaaatttgaataagaaatagtcctttgccccaCTAACCATTGTTAAGCTATATATTTGTCTATTGTGTGTAAAAtaatacaacaaaaataaaacattaaaaagacaaagagtACTCATGCATATTAGACAAAGGGTACTCAAATAAGCGCCAAAATTGGCCTGGGTAACTAATAATGCAATATGCCCAAAATGAATCTTCTGCTCTGTCACCTTTATGGTGACCCAGTCAGTCCTAAAGAGGTTCACTATGAAATATTCTTAGAAAGCTCTGACACTACTGATAAATCAAAATGGGTTGAAAGATTTTCAGTGTATAGaagttatttgaaatttgacCTAACTCAGAAAGACAGAATCAAACTGATATAGTTCTGCATTTTAATATACCCTTCCATCAATGCTTTAAAGTGAACTGGCTTGTCAAAAGGAACACTAAAAGCTTACAGGATATGttatacttaaattattaaaatcagaTGTATAGATTactaaaactgataaaatattaaaattttcataaaaaaaaacttaagtttaagtttttattatgtctgtgaaactttaacttatctaatataatcgttgtaataataaaaattaaataatttgttaagtAACATCTAGGTCGATGACTTTGTGCTCTTTTCTGAGGGACTTCGGATTGCCATAGCCCCTTTGGTCAAATAATAAACAACAGAACatgttatgttatgttatgCATGAAGTTATAGTCTTGACTAGATAATGAGGAATCCAAATTCCTTCATTCAATGGATTCAAAATGGAAGCCATAAATATTGCGGTTTTTTGAAGCAATCATTTTAAGCATGTTTGTTCAAACTTACCTAAAAGGTTGATCCAATTGTTTAACAACTTGAGACACATGAGGATCTTCCACCATCTTTAGATTGCTACACTTGACCAACAATGGactcataataattatatttatggaTATTTAAGTAgattaatatcttaatattattttattatatttaattaaatataataattatttatatttatcaatttttattatcttctaGACAACGGTGGACGAAGGGGTGTCAATTAGGAGACTTCACCCACCTTGGCTATTTAAAAAAACccacaaatttaaatcaaaatttacatTGTACCCTTTGTTAGTGCTCTACTCTCATTAGTTCAATTTGTGGCTCAAGTTTGcttcgaataaaaaattattcgattcaactcaagttcaatttaagtttatgaCTTGAATTAATAGCTCAAATTTATAGTTCGGATTCGTAGTGTTAGTTTATAACttatttacaaaacaacatcatttttctattatttgagAAAAACCatgttaatttattaatgaatcgTGAATGTGAGCTATGAATCTAAATCACTAATTTGAGTTATGaactcaagtcaaacttgagtcaCAAATCTAAACTAtagatttgagttataaatttgaattgaattcaagttGAACATCCCTAGCTCgagttcaatttagtttaaaaaaattagccaaatcattctatttaaatttgactttaattcaaattaaataaattcgaaCTGATCTGAACCAAATTAAGCCAATTTATGAGACTAAATTAGGTCTGTTTGAATCCAACTTTGAttgcatttatttttatttacaatttattaatatttctaatcTTAACCCCCATAAGTTTCATTTCTGGGTTTGTCATTATTTctaattaatctattttcaaggtaatatttcatattttgtaataaaacattatctgaACCACATGCACCCTACAAGGTAACTGAACTTGAACTAGAACAAGCCGTATTAGAATTTCCACAACTAAAGCCTAATCAACTTCCTCCATAACTTCTATATGCAACCAAGAAAGTGTCACTCTGAGTTTATGAACTTCTTCTGTAGCTTCCTTGTATGATAAAGAACAAAGCCAAACCAGAACAATATCCTTGCTGCAGAACATAAGTACATGACCCTTAAAAactgcaataaaaaaaaatatcatgtCTGGTAGAGGACAATAGAATGGAAACAAACCTTATTGCTTCTGACCTGGAAGCCATCTTCCTTAATATTCCCAAATTTCTTAAATGCCTCCTAAAGCTGTGCAGGTGTTGCactaaaagataaattttgtacatttatcaatatatcataaaaatttaaatgaaaaataaaattacataaagcATTGATACATCTTCAAAATGTAAGCCAAATATAGaaacacaacaacaaaaataatatttactggttttttttttttttacatttaattaaaagcCACTAAAAAATATGGGAAGTCAAAAAAATAATGTCTTAGTGTGACATTTATAAGAATTGCttctataaattaataaaaaaaattaaaacttatggTGGCATTTATAATAATccttgttataaaaatattttcttattatattaatttaaaaattgtatataatttgtttgCATATATTCCTGGTAACTTGTCTCTcttctttttatgtttatttttattaattttttgtttgatttttttttttttaaatcttgggtAGAtctaaatttctatattttgatgatttttatgtattttgaaatgtttaatattgttttaattaatatatgattttttttattttgatcttTTCGGGTTATAGTATGATTTGacttgttttgattttattttcatattatataataaaaattgattaatcacTTGAAATTACAATTCTTCAGTCtgttcttataatttattaggAGTGAAACTTGATGCGATGGGTGTAGGTTTGGTCATTGTGTCTTGAGTTTATCCGTCCAACAAATATAGACGAGGTCCtcggttataaaaaaaaaaagataggaTTATCTCCCAAAACAATACGCTAGCATCACACACTTTGTAATTCTAGAATCACTCTGCATGTGTAGTATAATATAGAGAATGATCTACTAAGAGTCATGATTTTAAGTTGCGAAATCACCTTTAGAGTTTGAGTGCTGATGCATTTGGGATATAACTTCGGTCATACTGAATTTGTGGCTTTGCCCGTTATAGAGGAGATTGATACGACTATAATAATATGTACAcgagtttatatataaataataatatattattatgtgattaaatattattttattttttatttttaactgttcaatcacataatgacacatcgttgtttgtatataaaattatatataaaaattatacatataacactgATCTTGATATGAAATCGAAGAAGGCTTGCTCTCTTCTCTGTATATACCATATTTTGCATAGTTGTTGTTGCTTCATCACACTCTGTTCTATTCATTTTTAGTTATATATGAGTTGATCATCGAAAATAAAGATTACCCTTTAAAAGAATaaccatataataaataaaataatatattaatatatttttattaatttcaatctatcaaacataataattaattatacatattaatttcatcaaatataataataaatttataataaattttcaaataacttatttttatagtaattttttaaattaataaattataaatttattttaatatataatttgtaactcatattacaaatttatttgtattttttaaatttttttaacttattatttcatttcaatttgtaactcttataataaattataggttttcaaaatttttaaaattctaacacTTTATTCTTACGAATATTTAGACTAAACCTAATTATGCAGCCTCCACTTTTGACCGAAAGCCTGATGACTTTTCCTACTCTCTCTCTCAACTTTAGTTTTTGATTGGAGTAGCTCAGGATTGTCATAATAATACTTATGCAGGAAAGGAGGAAAGGTGGAAaggagaagaataaaaaaaaaaaaaaaaaaaaactggctAGTGATTGGCTATCGCTTTTCATATTGGATATATAGTTACCAGTATCGtatgatatatgatacatatatatcttataatataatatgatacagataaaaaatgatacatatcataaaatatatctaattaatataatatagtgaatgtatcttataatatgatatatattatcgatataaatgAAGAtacatttttagaaaaaatgatgatatagtatatatatatatatatgaaaaattttaaatttttaatagtgtttataatatttttcaaaataatgatgtatcaattaactttttttattattttattaatattttaatattttattttctaaaaattatattatatgatataatatgatattcgatatataatataaaaaattaaatttttgatatacgatacaatatagATTCAACTATCATAATTGGATTTGGCCAATTCATTGGCAAAATTTTTTAGggttaatatgataattttataaaagtgaAGCATAACAATTTACATGTGGAATATTGTACCAAATCTCAACgttataaattaaattactcaAAGATATAAATATCATACGATTGTTTTAGAAAATCCCGATTGGTAAAATGGGGTATAAAGTAAAGgcaaatttattatattgacTATTTTAGGAGGGCCTATATAATCTTAGTCAACACTCTAGGGGTTATATGGATATAGCCAAATATCTTAAATCATGACAAGAGTTCCCTCATCTATGATCTTTGAACATTTGTATACCACAACATGTCACCAAGTCAATGCCAATTGTTCCAATCAATTGCCCACACAGTATCACATAATTATACCaaggaatttgaaaaaattcaactataattattaatattctattatatataatatatatttataatataatatgatatagataaaaaattttgtttttatattaataccATGTGTTCAActataataattaatctttttttaaacaaaacttttgttttgaataatttatcttacaTCCCTAAAcccttattttatatattttgccCTACCTAAAAATCACTAAGACTAAAATacttttattctaaattaaaaaaaattactctttCAACATTAACACCCCCACCCACTGCCCACCATCACTAGCCACCAAAATCTTCGggagaaaacatcaaaattcttAGTGAAAGATGTCAGAATTACAGatttggctaaggataaaataaaatggtGAAAGACATCAAGATCAAGATGAGAGAGGAGATTGATTTCATTGACCTCATTGAGTTCATCGAATCTGAAAGATGGTTTAATCAagataaacaataaataattttgttcaaattcgAAAGATAGTTTAAGTAAAATGAGAAACAATTGATTCTAAAATGAGAAGCTACCAACATTAATCGAGATGAGAAGATGAGAAACGTTATACTCTCATTCAATCTTAACTTTACGAGTTATTATAGTGTTTCTCTATCATTCTTCGTTTAATCCCTTATGAGTGATAAAAATGAATGGGTATAATGAAGCGCTAAACGAAACTTCTGAAAATATTAGGACCATAGGAAACGGTGAGTCAGAAGGTGTGATTCTAACTGAAAGAAACAGGATGCCAATGGAGGGAAACAAAAATCCAAATCCCAAGGTGGAGTTAATGAATTCCCGGTAAGAACAGTGTAAGTGGTCAATGagaattttctaaattattattgCAAAAAGACAGGGTAAGGTAAACACTGTCCCATACTTGCCTAGATTGCATTAACCACACGCTTTTAACTAATCTGTTTTTCTTCTAGTTTATTATATACTTTCATCTCTTCGTATTCCATTATTGACTTTCAGTTTCTCCCCTAGACCCGTCTCTTCCTGGTCAAACATCTTCTGTTCCATCTCGGTAGCGTTTATCTTCTTGCTCTATTgggttgtttttgttttgttagtcGTAGTCTCTTTTAAGCGAAGCTCTGTTGTTGCTTGAGTTCACTGCTAACACTTTGATATGGGATTCGTGGCATGATTTTTGCATCATCAGATCCTATCTGCTTGAGATCGGTCGgacttttctcttttcttgggaaaaataaataattcgtTTCTTTTTCTTGTCTTCTGAAGTTTATTGGGGTTTCAGTTTGTTATACGGTAAGATCTGATCTCCGGTTTCTGATGCTTGAATTTAAGTATTTgatctcttatttatttatctggTTTACTGTATATTTTTTGTTGCAATCAATATATTTGCCTTGATGTAAATTTTGTTggaaaaagtctttttttttttttttcatatcttgAGTTTAGCTTCTGCTTGTATGGATCTATGTTGTTTCTTATACTTTATTTGTTTTGGCCTGTATAAGTTTCTGGGAAATATCAGTCtgtttgaattttgatgaaGTAATATCTCTTTGTTGGAGTAAAGTTATGATTTTGTCTGGAGATTATATTTCAagtatatattttactttaagCAGGCTCTGTTTTGAGGgatctttaataaattattggTGCTTGATCTTTAttgtttcttgttcttttttctGTAAATGTTAGATTAATTTATGGCTATGAGTTTAGACTCTGATTTAACAGTTTTTATGAGCCTATATGTATTTAATCTATTGAATTCGGTTGTCAATGTTTTTAATATGATGATGTACACAGGTCAGAAGGCACTGAAATATTGGCAAATCGAGTTTCATAGAGAAATAGTGGAAGTTAGCTTGAGAGATTTAAGTTTGTGGTTGAGTCTTGACAGAGGCTTGTGCAAATTTTGAGTTCCTGGGGGGCTGACTTTCTGAAATGATGTTAGTATTTGATGAGATGGGTCTTTGTGGAGATATGGGTTTCTTCTCCGCTCCTATGGGGGAGTCAGATGTGGTCCCTGCACAAACTGAACCAGAGGCAACCATGGAGGATGATTATACCGATGAGGAGATTGATGTTCATGAGCTTGAAAGGAGAATGTGGAGGGACAGAATGCGTCACAAAAGGCTTAAAGAACAATCTAAGGGTAAGGAGGGAATTGATATATGTAAGCAGCATCAGTCGCAAGAGCAGgcaaggaggaagaagatgtcCAGGGCTCAAGATGGGATCTTGAAATACATGTTGAAGATGATGGAAGTTTGTAAAGCTCAAGGCTTCGTTTATGGGATTATCCCTGAGAAAGGAAAGCCTGTGACTGGGGCATCTGACAATCTTCGAGAATGGTGGAAGGATAAGGTCAGGTTTGATCGGAATGGTCCAGCTGCTATATCCAAGTACCAAGCTGATAATTCAATCACTGGCAAAAATGAGGGCTGTAATCCAATTGGTCCAACTCCTCACACCTTGCAAGAACTACAAGACACCACCCTTGGTTCACTGTTGTCAGCACTCATGCAACATTGTGATCCTCCTCAGAGGCGATTTCCATTGGAGAAAGGTGTTTCCCCACCATGGTGGCCCACCGGAAATGAGGAATGGTGGCCTCACTTGGGTTTGCCAAAGGGTCAAGGCCCTCCACCTTACAAGAAGCCTCATGACCTGAAGAAGGCTTGGAAAGTGGGTGTTCTAACAGCTGTGATTAAACATATGTCCCCAGATATTGCCAAGATTCGAAAGCTTGTGAGGCAATCGAAGTGCTTGCAGGACAAGATGACAGCCAAGGAGAGTGCCACATGGCTTGCAATCATCAGCCAGGAGGAGGCCTTGGCTCGAGAGCTGTATCCTGAATCCTGCCCCACTTTGTCATCTGGTGGGGGAAGCAGGTCTTTGGTAATCAATGACTGCAATGAGTATGATGTTGATGGGGTTGAAGATGAGCCAAACTTTGATGTCCAAGAGCCTAAACCAGAGAATTTCACTTCTTCCCATTTGGGGATGGAAAGGATGAGGGAGAGGCTGCCAGTACAGCAACCATCTTATCCAATTAAGGGAGAAGTTGTTACAAACTTTGATTTTGTTGTTCGGAAAAGGAAGCCATCAACTGAAATGGCAATGGAACACAAGATCTATACTTGTGAGTACCTTCAGTGTCCTTACAGCGAACCCCGATTGGGCTATCATGACAGGTCTTCCAGGGATAATCACCAATTGACTTGCCCGTACAGGAACAATTCTTCAGAATTTGGAGGGTCCAATTTTCATTTGAATGATGTAAAACCAGTTATCTTCCCTCAAACATTTGCACCGTCCAAGCCAACTGGTCTATCCTTTAATTTGGTGCAACCTTCCTTCGATATATCAGGACTTGGAGTTCCAGAAGATGGACAGAAAATGATAAGTGAGCTCATGTCAATCTACGATAACAATGTCCAAGGCAACCAGAGCATCACTCCTAGTAATAATGCAGCAGTGACAGAAAGTCAAAATCTGCTTCAGCAAAAAGCTCAACATCAACAGGACAATTACTTCCATGGACAAGGAGTCGTGATGGATGGGAACTTGTTTGAAGGATCCAACATGACTGATAATCATCAGATGTTTCTCCGGGAGGAAGGTCAATTCGACAAGTTTAAGATAATGAATTCTTCATTCGAGCCCAACCACAACAACAATAGCTTCCAGTTAATGTTTGGTACGCCATTTGATTTAGGAACCTTCGATTATAAAGAAGATCTACAAGCAGTAGGAATGGATAGTCTGCCAAAGCAGGATTCCTCAATCTGGTTCTAGTTACATTGCAAACTTCTCATCAACATGGCCTCTTTTTCAGTTGAGATGTCTCTCTGTATCCCTCGGTGTTGGGTTCATACATTCTAAATTAGTTATATTCTggagattttattttatacaccTTTGGTCTTGATTATTATGTGGTGAAAACTTAGTTTGTCTAAAAGTTGTTGGTAGTTGTATTAGTTTGTTTGTACCACTAGAAATAGGAAGTAAGCAAGGGTGAATTGGGATTAATAAAAGGATTAGAAAGGTCCCattccacaaaaaaaaaaacttgcctTACTTtcatatatgaaatgtcaaataaatagtGTTGATCTCCATttctgaatatttaatattttatgggcAGAAGCTAAGTTATTATTGGATGAGTCAACATTACATTGAATGAATATAGTAGGAATATGAAAGTGTTGTTTTGTATTAAGAAATGTGTAAGTTGTTGAATGAAACAGGCAACGGGTGGCTTTGTCATGGCATGTTAAGAATTAGACACACAAATAGAACAAGTTAAAGTAAATGCCAAGTGGGCTTGCATCCTTGTAATGGTAGGGCCGGTAAGAATGGAGGCTTATCTAAAAGTCTGCAAGCTGTCAACATACTTTGTTCAAAGTTTGGAACTTTATCATTTGCACTGTGtctttattcatttaatttgacCATATCTACTACCTATCAAACAATTACATGAATACCAGATCTACCATTTTCGTCTTCCACTCCAATACTTGCTCATTTTATTGGTTCACATTTTTTCTTTGGCTTGTCAGCAATTCAGCATGCATCCCCTAGATTTACCGAGTATCAAATTGCCaccaataatgtattattatgcgatgagatgtttttttttttttaattcaaaatcacttaattacataataacatatactCTATATATCTGATTgtgttttagaaaaatatatacatataattttattcatttgagAATAGGATAAAAACCCCCCTTGCAATCCTTTTCTAATTGAAAAGTTGAATAGAAAATTATAGTCTCCAGCATGCCCATCTAAGCCTAATTAGAAGGCATGTCTTGCTTTTGAGTCACTGTTGGTTGCAACTTTTGCTGCCCAGCAGTCTTCAGTGTAATTTTATGCACCTTATTTATGGTCCTAGGTGATTCAAGTATCAGTTCAACGGTATTGCTGCAATTGTAAAGGCTTTTTGTGACCTTCAATTTTTCCAGCCAAACCAGGACCGAAAGATGGATGAGACACCAAGAAGATGCATCCGCCATTGTTGGAACACTACCTTGGCTAGCAAGTGATCGATTTACACCTCCAACACATGAATAAATTTGGGGAAAAAATCCGgataatcagaaaaaaaaaaaaaccataatcaCC belongs to Mangifera indica cultivar Alphonso chromosome 2, CATAS_Mindica_2.1, whole genome shotgun sequence and includes:
- the LOC123208799 gene encoding ETHYLENE INSENSITIVE 3-like 1 protein — protein: MMLVFDEMGLCGDMGFFSAPMGESDVVPAQTEPEATMEDDYTDEEIDVHELERRMWRDRMRHKRLKEQSKGKEGIDICKQHQSQEQARRKKMSRAQDGILKYMLKMMEVCKAQGFVYGIIPEKGKPVTGASDNLREWWKDKVRFDRNGPAAISKYQADNSITGKNEGCNPIGPTPHTLQELQDTTLGSLLSALMQHCDPPQRRFPLEKGVSPPWWPTGNEEWWPHLGLPKGQGPPPYKKPHDLKKAWKVGVLTAVIKHMSPDIAKIRKLVRQSKCLQDKMTAKESATWLAIISQEEALARELYPESCPTLSSGGGSRSLVINDCNEYDVDGVEDEPNFDVQEPKPENFTSSHLGMERMRERLPVQQPSYPIKGEVVTNFDFVVRKRKPSTEMAMEHKIYTCEYLQCPYSEPRLGYHDRSSRDNHQLTCPYRNNSSEFGGSNFHLNDVKPVIFPQTFAPSKPTGLSFNLVQPSFDISGLGVPEDGQKMISELMSIYDNNVQGNQSITPSNNAAVTESQNLLQQKAQHQQDNYFHGQGVVMDGNLFEGSNMTDNHQMFLREEGQFDKFKIMNSSFEPNHNNNSFQLMFGTPFDLGTFDYKEDLQAVGMDSLPKQDSSIWF